The following coding sequences are from one Oryzisolibacter sp. LB2S window:
- a CDS encoding IS110 family transposase, with protein MSEITRVGVDLAKRVLQVHAVDARGQRITSRALSRDKFLAWCAQLAPGCMLAMEASSSAHHWARRLRAMGLDARIIAAHLVAPYRMQGKTGKNDANDAAAICEAAGRPHMHFVPIKTVEQQSLLCVHRLREGFKAERTACINRIRGLLAEFGLVFPQKPEALRQALPDALEDASNELGGIARMALQRAQAQWAELDAHLAWCDERISAHIKADAQAALAQQLMGVGPVGASAAIATVGDFKQFRNGPQFGAWLGLTPRQHSSGGKNNLGGITRRGDMYLRTLLIQGAKSVVWTAHKRDDPVSRWVHGLREKCGWQKAAVALANKNARILWAVMTKGQAYDARHVSVKPG; from the coding sequence ATGAGCGAGATTACACGAGTTGGGGTCGATCTGGCCAAGCGAGTCCTTCAGGTTCACGCCGTTGATGCCAGAGGCCAGCGCATCACCAGCCGCGCATTGAGCCGTGACAAATTTCTTGCCTGGTGCGCCCAGCTTGCGCCTGGCTGCATGCTCGCCATGGAGGCGAGCTCCAGCGCGCACCACTGGGCGCGCCGCCTGCGCGCCATGGGCCTGGATGCCCGCATCATTGCCGCCCACCTCGTCGCCCCCTACCGCATGCAGGGCAAGACCGGTAAAAACGATGCCAATGATGCCGCCGCCATCTGCGAAGCCGCTGGTCGCCCGCACATGCACTTCGTGCCCATCAAAACAGTAGAGCAACAAAGCCTGCTGTGCGTGCACCGCCTGCGCGAAGGCTTCAAGGCCGAGCGCACGGCCTGCATCAACCGCATCCGCGGCCTACTGGCCGAGTTCGGCCTGGTGTTCCCGCAAAAGCCCGAGGCCCTGCGCCAGGCCCTGCCCGATGCGCTGGAAGACGCCAGCAATGAACTCGGTGGGATAGCGCGCATGGCGCTGCAGCGCGCCCAGGCGCAGTGGGCCGAACTCGATGCCCACCTGGCCTGGTGCGATGAACGCATCAGCGCCCACATCAAGGCCGATGCGCAGGCTGCATTGGCGCAGCAACTCATGGGCGTGGGGCCGGTGGGCGCATCGGCAGCCATCGCCACCGTGGGCGACTTCAAGCAATTTCGCAACGGCCCACAGTTCGGCGCGTGGCTGGGCCTGACACCCCGGCAACACTCCAGCGGGGGCAAGAACAACCTGGGTGGCATCACCCGCCGGGGCGATATGTACTTGCGCACGCTGCTCATCCAGGGAGCCAAGTCGGTGGTGTGGACGGCGCACAAGCGCGATGACCCAGTCTCGCGCTGGGTACATGGCCTGCGCGAGAAGTGCGGCTGGCAGAAGGCGGCCGTGGCACTGGCCAACAAGAACGCCCGCATTCTGTGGGCCGTGATGACCAAGGGGCAGGCCTATGACGCGCGACACGTCAGCGTCAAACCTGGCTGA
- a CDS encoding IclR family transcriptional regulator: MTNPTISQAAARPSQDGDSRQVIARAATLLRALESAPQGLTIAELARAAALPRTTVTRLAAALQAEGLVATDGRRLGLGPALLRMAAAMRPDARALVRPHLERLARDSRETVDLWVERDAFVEIVDEVVSDQEVRVAATPGMRLPLHSTAPGKALLAARDDAQVASRLARVGLPMHTARTLTSTDGLMQALAEVRRTGLAMDEEEHADDVSAIAMVVDLGLPERYAIAVAAPARRFRQQRERLQAALRGCVEAIHAQTMPAR, encoded by the coding sequence ATGACGAACCCCACCATTTCGCAGGCGGCGGCCCGGCCATCGCAGGACGGCGACAGCCGCCAGGTCATCGCGCGCGCGGCCACGCTGCTGCGCGCGCTCGAATCTGCGCCCCAGGGCCTGACCATTGCCGAGCTCGCACGCGCCGCGGCACTGCCGCGCACCACGGTGACCCGGCTGGCCGCCGCGCTGCAGGCGGAGGGCCTGGTGGCGACCGACGGCCGGCGGCTGGGCCTGGGCCCGGCCCTTTTGCGCATGGCCGCCGCCATGCGGCCCGACGCGCGCGCCCTGGTCAGGCCGCATCTGGAGCGCCTGGCGCGCGATTCGCGCGAGACGGTGGACCTTTGGGTGGAGCGCGATGCCTTCGTCGAGATCGTCGACGAGGTGGTGTCCGATCAGGAGGTGCGCGTGGCCGCGACGCCCGGCATGCGCCTGCCCCTGCATTCGACCGCGCCGGGCAAGGCGCTGCTGGCCGCGCGCGACGACGCGCAGGTCGCAAGCCGGCTCGCCCGGGTTGGCCTGCCCATGCACACGGCCCGCACGCTCACGAGCACCGATGGACTCATGCAGGCGCTGGCAGAGGTGCGCCGCACCGGCCTGGCCATGGACGAGGAGGAGCATGCCGACGACGTATCGGCCATCGCCATGGTGGTGGACCTGGGCCTGCCCGAGCGCTACGCCATCGCCGTGGCCGCGCCCGCGCGCAGGTTCCGCCAGCAGCGCGAGCGCCTGCAGGCGGCGCTGCGCGGCTGCGTGGAGGCGATCCACGCCCAGACCATGCCGGCACGCTGA
- a CDS encoding YnfA family protein, with translation MEFFKVLALFALTALAEIVGCYLPYLWLRQGHSAWLLVPAAFSLAAFAWLLTLHPQAAGRVYAAYGGVYIGVALVWLWAVDSIRPTVTDGVGVAVCLLGMAIIMFGPRHAPQDAPSQAPTSQRQGHG, from the coding sequence ATGGAATTCTTCAAGGTGCTCGCCCTCTTCGCCCTGACGGCGCTCGCGGAGATCGTGGGCTGTTATCTGCCCTATCTGTGGTTGCGCCAGGGGCACAGCGCCTGGCTGCTGGTCCCGGCGGCCTTCAGCCTTGCGGCCTTTGCCTGGTTGCTCACGCTGCACCCTCAGGCGGCGGGGCGCGTCTATGCGGCCTATGGCGGGGTGTATATCGGCGTGGCGCTCGTCTGGCTCTGGGCCGTTGATTCCATCCGGCCCACGGTCACGGACGGCGTGGGGGTGGCCGTGTGCCTGCTGGGCATGGCCATCATCATGTTCGGGCCGCGCCATGCGCCGCAGGACGCCCCGTCCCAGGCCCCGACTTCGCAGCGGCAGGGGCACGGCTGA
- a CDS encoding gamma-glutamylcyclotransferase family protein yields the protein MPLLFSYGTLQQANVQTATFGRLLEGRPDALVGYEQSMVAIDDPEVVRTSGKTHHPIVRHSGDATARVTGTVFEITDQELAQADEYEVAAYRRVWAPLASGGHAWVYVDARFAPQA from the coding sequence ATGCCGCTTCTCTTCTCCTACGGCACGCTGCAGCAGGCCAACGTGCAGACCGCCACCTTCGGCCGACTTCTCGAGGGCCGGCCCGATGCCCTGGTGGGCTACGAACAGTCCATGGTCGCCATCGACGACCCCGAGGTCGTGCGCACGAGCGGCAAGACCCACCACCCCATCGTGCGGCATTCGGGCGACGCCACGGCGCGCGTCACCGGGACGGTGTTCGAGATCACGGACCAGGAGCTCGCGCAGGCCGACGAGTACGAGGTGGCGGCCTACCGGCGCGTGTGGGCGCCGCTGGCCTCGGGCGGCCATGCCTGGGTCTATGTCGATGCGCGGTTTGCGCCGCAGGCATAG
- a CDS encoding IS30 family transposase — protein sequence MRSTYTHLQPEERMTLASLYQQGWSLRAIAKLQGRSPSTISRELRRNACEGSYASAVAQRLCTQRRIDSRPLPKLHGDGCLWYLVSTMLSWLWSPQQIARTLKRMYPNDSAMHASHESIYTAIYAYPRGELRRQLISLLRQGKSTRRPRSAGQDRRGQIPDMVSIHVRPPEVNDRVMPGHWEGDLIKGAGNKSAVGVLVERSTRLVLLCKMPDASAESALAAFTNKLRQIAEPMRQTLTYDQGKEMARHKELAAATGMRVYFCDPHSPWQKGSCENTNGLLRQMLPKGTDLSVHDQDALDSMADLMNNRPRQTLGWDSPYQAFQKFMAAINEKNAATIH from the coding sequence ATGAGATCGACATACACGCACTTGCAGCCTGAAGAGAGAATGACGCTGGCATCGCTGTACCAACAGGGCTGGAGCCTCAGGGCCATTGCCAAGCTGCAAGGGCGCAGCCCCAGCACCATCAGCCGCGAGCTGCGGCGCAATGCCTGCGAAGGCAGCTACGCCAGCGCAGTGGCCCAACGCCTGTGCACGCAGCGACGCATTGACTCCCGCCCCTTGCCCAAACTGCATGGCGATGGTTGTCTGTGGTACCTGGTGAGCACCATGCTCAGCTGGTTGTGGTCGCCTCAGCAAATTGCCCGCACACTCAAGCGCATGTACCCCAACGATTCGGCCATGCACGCCAGCCACGAGAGCATCTACACCGCCATCTACGCCTACCCGCGCGGGGAGCTGCGTCGCCAGCTCATCTCGCTGCTGCGCCAGGGCAAGAGTACGCGCCGCCCCCGGTCGGCGGGCCAGGACAGGCGCGGGCAGATTCCCGACATGGTCTCTATCCATGTGCGCCCGCCCGAGGTCAATGACCGCGTGATGCCGGGCCACTGGGAGGGCGACCTGATCAAGGGAGCGGGTAACAAGTCTGCTGTGGGCGTGTTGGTGGAGCGTTCGACCCGCCTGGTACTGCTGTGCAAGATGCCCGACGCCTCGGCCGAGAGTGCGCTTGCCGCGTTTACCAACAAGCTGCGCCAGATCGCCGAGCCCATGCGCCAGACGCTCACCTACGACCAAGGCAAGGAGATGGCGCGGCACAAGGAGCTCGCGGCGGCCACGGGCATGCGCGTGTACTTCTGCGATCCGCACAGCCCTTGGCAGAAGGGCAGCTGCGAAAACACCAATGGCCTGCTGCGCCAGATGCTGCCCAAGGGCACAGACTTGAGCGTGCATGACCAGGATGCGCTGGACTCCATGGCCGACTTGATGAACAACCGGCCCAGGCAGACGCTGGGCTGGGACTCGCCCTATCAGGCGTTCCAGAAATTCATGGCCGCCATCAACGAGAAAAACGCAGCTACCATTCATTGA
- a CDS encoding response regulator transcription factor yields the protein MTAESPAQGIWPHDVTILIADDHHLVRDGLRLMVGAMFPHARLVEAADGAELMRQARRLGGHALALVDLNMPGMDRGAMLAALAREFPGLRVVVVSALTSPDVVRRALALPTVHAFVPKSADTQRMRRALDAALRGEHLAYDPPPEESEPPADAGLTPRMQEIRLLLRQGMSNKAIAQRLHLSEGTVKNYMTDIFRVLSVSNRTQAAQYNTDTS from the coding sequence ATGACCGCCGAATCTCCTGCCCAGGGCATCTGGCCGCATGACGTGACCATCCTCATTGCCGACGACCACCATCTGGTGCGCGACGGCTTGCGGCTGATGGTGGGGGCGATGTTTCCGCACGCGCGCCTGGTCGAAGCCGCGGATGGCGCCGAGCTGATGCGCCAGGCCAGGCGGCTGGGCGGTCATGCGCTGGCGCTGGTCGATCTCAACATGCCGGGCATGGACAGGGGTGCCATGCTCGCGGCGCTGGCACGCGAGTTTCCGGGGCTGAGGGTGGTCGTCGTGTCCGCGCTCACGTCGCCGGACGTCGTGCGGCGCGCGCTGGCGCTGCCCACCGTGCACGCCTTCGTGCCCAAGAGCGCGGACACGCAGCGCATGCGCCGCGCCCTCGATGCCGCGCTGCGCGGCGAGCACCTGGCCTACGACCCGCCGCCGGAGGAGTCCGAGCCACCCGCCGATGCCGGCCTGACCCCGCGCATGCAGGAGATCCGCCTGCTGCTGCGCCAGGGCATGTCCAACAAGGCCATCGCGCAAAGGCTCCATCTGTCGGAAGGCACGGTCAAGAACTACATGACCGACATCTTCCGCGTGCTCAGCGTCAGCAACCGCACCCAGGCCGCGCAGTACAACACGGACACTTCATGA
- a CDS encoding hybrid sensor histidine kinase/response regulator: MSLMLPPPEHRGQTQTLQLYVLIRACELLGALLFLPALPWWQPTLWFVLVAAAGSWGFWRVRQPAFKRLPKAQRRAIYRRYVWQSSVAVGSAGFLLYVPGNHNLHALLGLYMTMAAGLVAMWGVRDLQRSAVAVCLIMSPMVLRFLYDGVMGPRPMMVVLAGCGALLGVIIVYTATVQARRMEQEAVLRRQAERAADTMAELSLAKSRFFAAVSHDLRQPVHAIGLYLELLTQARMLHDDPDARRSVEGIRQSWVALDTLLSQVLDLTRMDAGTLRANLSALELAPLMRAVVMQHSAAAESAGVRVIALLKDEQPRHVFADELMLRRLLGNLVDNAIKFSRPGQRVLLTLRPGEQCWHMQVRDCGPGIAPELHESVFEEFVQLDNQARDRAQGYGLGLAISRRFAQLMLGQLTLRSAPGRGSCFTLSLPRASAPVAATALHVDGANAPPSADTGMDLARRDILLVEDDPLVADAMCQLLGRWGQTVRHVATAHDAWAARDFGQLAICDVRLPGGGNGFDLALQLRALGKQVVLISGETDAALKTRAAAANLRLLTKPVSGVQMLAMLRGG; encoded by the coding sequence ATGAGCCTCATGCTGCCCCCGCCCGAGCATCGGGGTCAGACACAGACGTTGCAGCTGTATGTGCTGATTCGCGCCTGCGAGTTGCTGGGTGCACTGCTGTTCCTGCCGGCGCTGCCGTGGTGGCAGCCGACCCTGTGGTTCGTGCTGGTGGCCGCTGCCGGCAGCTGGGGCTTCTGGCGCGTGCGCCAGCCCGCATTCAAGCGCTTGCCCAAGGCGCAGCGGCGCGCCATCTACCGCCGCTATGTCTGGCAATCGTCGGTCGCCGTGGGCAGTGCGGGCTTTCTGCTCTATGTGCCGGGCAACCACAACCTGCACGCGCTGCTGGGGCTGTACATGACCATGGCCGCGGGCCTGGTGGCGATGTGGGGCGTGCGGGACCTGCAGCGCTCTGCGGTGGCCGTGTGCCTGATCATGAGCCCCATGGTGCTGCGCTTTCTGTACGACGGCGTGATGGGCCCGCGCCCGATGATGGTGGTGCTGGCCGGCTGCGGCGCGCTGCTGGGCGTGATCATCGTCTACACCGCCACGGTGCAGGCGCGGCGCATGGAGCAGGAGGCCGTGCTGCGCCGCCAGGCGGAACGCGCGGCCGACACCATGGCCGAGCTGAGCCTGGCCAAGTCGCGCTTCTTTGCGGCCGTGAGCCATGACCTGCGCCAGCCGGTGCATGCCATCGGCCTTTACCTCGAGCTGCTGACGCAGGCCCGCATGCTGCACGACGACCCCGATGCGCGGCGCAGCGTGGAGGGCATACGCCAGTCATGGGTGGCGCTGGACACGCTGCTGTCGCAGGTGCTGGATCTCACGCGCATGGATGCGGGCACGCTGCGCGCCAATCTCAGTGCACTGGAGCTCGCGCCGCTGATGCGGGCCGTCGTCATGCAGCACAGCGCTGCGGCGGAGAGCGCCGGCGTGCGCGTGATTGCGCTGCTCAAGGACGAGCAACCGCGCCATGTGTTCGCCGACGAGCTCATGCTGCGCCGGCTGCTCGGCAACCTGGTGGACAACGCGATCAAGTTCTCGCGGCCGGGGCAACGCGTGCTGCTGACATTGCGCCCCGGAGAGCAGTGCTGGCACATGCAGGTGCGCGACTGCGGGCCCGGCATCGCGCCCGAGCTGCACGAGAGCGTGTTCGAAGAGTTCGTCCAGCTCGACAACCAGGCGCGCGATCGCGCCCAGGGCTATGGCCTGGGCCTGGCCATTTCGCGGCGCTTTGCGCAGCTGATGCTGGGCCAGCTCACGCTGCGCTCCGCGCCCGGCCGGGGCAGCTGCTTCACACTGTCGCTGCCACGCGCCAGCGCACCGGTGGCGGCGACGGCGCTGCATGTCGACGGTGCGAACGCGCCGCCATCGGCCGATACCGGCATGGACCTGGCGCGGCGCGACATTCTTCTGGTGGAGGACGATCCCCTGGTGGCCGATGCCATGTGCCAACTGCTCGGCCGCTGGGGCCAGACGGTGCGCCATGTGGCGACCGCGCATGACGCCTGGGCCGCGCGCGACTTCGGGCAGCTGGCCATCTGCGACGTGCGCCTGCCCGGTGGCGGCAACGGCTTCGATCTGGCGTTGCAGCTGCGCGCGCTGGGCAAGCAGGTGGTACTCATCAGTGGCGAGACCGATGCCGCGCTGAAGACGCGCGCCGCGGCCGCCAATCTGCGCCTGCTCACCAAGCCGGTGTCGGGCGTGCAGATGCTGGCGATGCTGCGCGGGGGCTGA
- a CDS encoding multidrug effflux MFS transporter has product MNKSNAPGPANMPRIIGILGLLAAFAPLATDMYLPGFHKMAEYFGVAEGGIEVTLSVFFLGLAVGQALYGPLIDRWGRRAPLLAGIALYIAATLACLVTSDIHLFTALRFLQAVGGAAGMIVGRAIIADLLNPREGARALSLLLVVMALGPILSPILGGFIITEAGWKTIFIVMLGFGLLCAVLVWLHIPETLPPQRRQRHSPAHVLRMWGALLGDGRFVVPALVGGFAQACMFAFITGSPFVFMTLHSVSAQAYGWLFALIACALVVFSQVNRWALRRAEPGAVMGAALVLNLAAGLGTLAAAASGSLAALLVTLWLAIGSLGLIGANAAAIAMAASRQSFGSGSSLIGVAQFGFAFLVSGIVAALQNGTAWPMTGAIAACGALASLLWFAAPARIRKVAAFA; this is encoded by the coding sequence ATGAACAAAAGCAACGCCCCCGGCCCGGCGAACATGCCGCGCATCATCGGCATCCTGGGTCTGCTCGCGGCCTTCGCGCCGCTGGCAACCGACATGTACCTGCCCGGCTTTCACAAGATGGCCGAATACTTCGGCGTGGCCGAGGGCGGCATCGAGGTCACGCTGTCCGTCTTCTTCCTCGGGCTCGCGGTGGGGCAGGCCCTGTACGGCCCCCTGATCGACCGCTGGGGCCGGCGCGCGCCGCTGCTCGCGGGCATCGCGCTCTACATCGCCGCCACGCTGGCGTGCCTGGTCACCTCCGACATCCATCTCTTCACCGCACTGCGCTTTCTGCAGGCGGTCGGCGGGGCCGCGGGCATGATCGTCGGCCGGGCCATCATTGCCGACCTGCTCAACCCGCGCGAGGGGGCGCGGGCGCTGTCGCTGCTGCTGGTGGTGATGGCGCTCGGGCCCATCCTCTCGCCCATCCTGGGCGGCTTCATCATCACCGAGGCCGGCTGGAAGACCATCTTCATCGTGATGCTGGGCTTCGGCCTGCTGTGCGCGGTGCTGGTGTGGCTGCACATCCCCGAAACCCTGCCGCCGCAGCGGCGCCAGCGCCATTCGCCGGCCCATGTGCTGCGCATGTGGGGCGCGCTGTTGGGCGACGGGCGCTTCGTCGTGCCCGCGCTGGTCGGCGGCTTCGCCCAGGCCTGCATGTTCGCGTTCATCACCGGCTCGCCCTTCGTGTTCATGACGCTGCATTCGGTCAGCGCCCAGGCCTATGGCTGGCTGTTCGCGCTGATCGCCTGCGCGCTCGTGGTGTTCTCGCAGGTCAACCGCTGGGCCTTGCGCCGGGCCGAGCCGGGCGCGGTCATGGGCGCGGCGCTGGTGCTGAACCTGGCCGCCGGCCTGGGCACGCTGGCCGCGGCGGCGTCGGGCAGCCTGGCGGCCCTGCTGGTCACGCTGTGGCTGGCCATAGGCTCGCTGGGCCTCATCGGCGCGAACGCGGCCGCCATCGCCATGGCGGCCAGCCGCCAGTCCTTCGGCAGTGGGTCGTCGCTGATCGGCGTGGCGCAGTTCGGCTTCGCCTTCCTGGTCAGCGGCATCGTCGCCGCGCTGCAAAACGGCACCGCCTGGCCCATGACGGGCGCCATCGCCGCGTGCGGCGCGCTCGCCAGCCTGCTGTGGTTTGCGGCGCCGGCGCGCATACGCAAGGTCGCCGCCTTCGCATAG
- a CDS encoding DMT family protein has translation MRSIGLSIFLLMVSNVFMTFAWYAHLRDLSSKPWIIAAVTSWGIAFFEYMLQVPANRIGYAELSLGQLKILQEVITLSVFVPFAIFYMKEPPKLDYLWAGLCILGAVFFIFRSKWTGA, from the coding sequence ATGCGCTCGATTGGCCTATCCATTTTTCTGCTGATGGTCAGCAACGTCTTCATGACATTTGCCTGGTATGCGCATCTGAGGGATCTGAGCTCCAAGCCCTGGATCATTGCGGCCGTGACGAGCTGGGGCATCGCCTTCTTTGAATACATGCTGCAGGTGCCGGCCAACCGTATCGGCTATGCGGAGCTGTCGCTCGGGCAGCTGAAGATTCTTCAGGAGGTCATCACCCTGTCGGTGTTTGTGCCGTTTGCCATCTTCTACATGAAGGAGCCGCCAAAGCTCGACTATCTGTGGGCGGGTCTTTGCATTCTTGGCGCGGTGTTTTTCATTTTCCGCAGCAAATGGACCGGCGCGTGA